In Oryctolagus cuniculus chromosome X, mOryCun1.1, whole genome shotgun sequence, a single window of DNA contains:
- the FANCB gene encoding Fanconi anemia group B protein: MTSKQAMSSDDQERLLCYNGEVLVFQLCKGNFADKGPVKTPILQVRRMVFDTGTRTFVQKSIGIFRLKKEKNSHFKITCCNCVSDFRTGINLPYIVLQSNKNSNIIQYLLLFLHSTNKFEKRLSFKVDHELKDSIRVLNGPLVLWQCVSTLFIISSKTGNIVSVSDTFSSVIWAGEIGNLGTVLLGVKKRCFSEEGSQKPSEPDYAIWNTKFCLYALESKEILSEAYIIPAAYSGVTCVHVCATEIVNNQIRISLLALTQKNQLISFQNGTPKSVCQLPFGDPCAVQLMDSGEENLFFIVSFRSNDACAVWKKNFQVAAKWEKVNSVLIDDFVGTGTDQVLVLFKNSLNSDCLTSFKLTDLGSINYSSEPLDFNEDDLFEDIQDNRHLVIPPLQGRVKVGLAYIQELQKQLLLKEKIISQSFKALMNVFQDRDNNTPVTEEANLVPLWGEEENCVPTLDMKLSDSFQGSEQLVEEIWYRVMDDNLVVGVKVTPSLKASLNDVTVSLLMDQAYSSSFRPIKCQNKVIKLSTESCAAPHLIPYQIGSYAKRVKLTLYSQQEEKSVSEKPPKKDSIQLVTAVTSLSPLLAFHKFCCIVVLQIRGRKNGNYPEDRYIPCGRVFLSLEDLLSGKYLITLPKKKPIEHMEDLFALLTTLHKSCFQITSPNYVLNAVKVWLLEHMHCEVIKEFPEMCFCKRPGSFYGTLFSWKQKSPFEGILIVYSRNQTVLFQCLHDLIQVLPVNSFFRNLKSEHEDFLISHLALSLEEELVTLDSLSSILTKVESNFLQRCEESKRGKSSTVADSSDREEDIHLYSKELQREKKILRKHRKVSGAFYREIIFKVVERQLKSDVIAQKLTHL, from the exons ATGACTAGCAAACAAGCAATGTCATCTGATGACCAAGAAAGGCTCTTGTGTTACAACGGGGAAGTCCTTGTTTTTCAGTTGTGTAAGGGAAATTTTGCAGATAAAGGACCTGTAAAAACACCCATATTACAAGTCCGAAGAATGGTTTTTGACACAGGAACAAGAACATTTGTTCAGAAGTCCATTGGAATATTcagattaaagaaagaaaaaaactctcattttaaaatcacatgTTGCAACTGTGTATCTGATTTCAGAACTGGAATCAACCTCCCTTACATTGTGttacaaagcaataaaaatagtaatattatCCAATACTTGCTACTATTTCTTCACAGTACTAATAAATTTGAAAAGCGTTTGAGTTTTAAAGTAGACCATGAGTTGAAGGACAGCATAAGGGTCCTTAATGGCCCTTTAGTTTTATGGCAGTGTGTCAGCACATTATTCATTATTTCTTCCAAAACTGGCAATATTGTTAGTGTGTCAGACACCTTCTCCTCTGTTATATGGGCAGGGGAGATTGGAAATCTAGGTACTGTTTTATTAGGAGTAAAGAAACGCTGTTTTTCTGAGGAAGGATCCCAGAAGCCTTCAGAACCAGATTATGCAATTTGGAATACCAAGTTTTGTTTATATGCACTTGAAAGTAAGGAAATACTAAGTGAAGCATATATTATCCCTGCTGCATATAGCGGTGTGACTTGTGTGCATGTCTGCGCGACCGAAATCGTCAACAACCAGATAAGAATATCTCTGCTTGCCCTTACTCAAAAAAATCAGCTGATTTCATTCCAAAACGGGACTCCTAAAAGTGTATGCCAGCTTCCATTTGGCGATCCCTGTGCAGTTCAACTTATGGATTCAGGTGAAGAAAACCTCTTTTTCATTGTATCATTTAGGTCCAATGATGCTTGTGCTGTTTGGAAAAAGAACTTTCAG GTTGCTGCTAAGTGGGAAAAAGTTAATTCAGTACTGATAGATGATTTTGTTGGAACTGGAACTGATCAAGTGTTGGTACTTTTTAAGAACTCCTTGAACTCAGATTGCCTGACTTCATTTAAACTAACAGATCTTGGCAGCATAAACTATTCA agtgaaccattggatttCAATGAAgatgatttatttgaagacaTACAAGATAATCGTCACTTGGTGATTCCTCCTCTTCAAGGAAGAGTGAAA gTTGGATTAGCTTATATTCAGGAATTACAGAAGCAGCTCTTGctgaaggaaaaaattatttcacaatCGTTCAAAGCGTTAATGAATGTGTTTCAAGACAGAGATAATAATACACCAGTTACAGAGGAG GCTAATCTTGTCCCTCTTTGGGGTGAAGAAGAAAACTGTGTCCCTACCTTGGATATGAAGTTATCAGACAGTTTTCAAGGTTCAGAACAGCTAGTCGAGGAAATATGGTACCGTGTAATGGATGATAACTTGGTTGTTGGAGTGAAGGTCACACCTTCCTTGAAGGC GTCCTTGAATGATGTGACTGTATCTCTGCTAATGGATCAAGCCTATAGTTCCAGCTTTCGGCCTATTAAGTGTCAGAATAAGGTGATTAAGTTGAGTACAGAGTCTTGCGCAGCACCACACTTGATACCATACCAAATAGGATCATATGCAAAAAGGGTCAAGTTGACTCTTTATAGTCAGCAAGAAGAAAAATCTGTTTCTGAAAAACCACCTAAGAAAGACAGTATACAGCTGGTTACTGCTGTCACATCTCTTTCACCACTTTTAGCATTCCATAAATTTTGTTGTATTGTGGTGCTACAAATTAGGGGAAGAAAAAATGGTAACTACCCTGAAGATCGTTATATTCCATGCGGCAGAGTTTTCTTGAGTCTAGAAGATCTTTTGAGTGGAAAATACTTGATTACACTTCCAAAGAAGAAACCTATAG aacacatggaagatctttttgcACTTCTTACAACATTGCACAAGTCTTGTTTTCAAATCACATCACCCAACTATGTCCTGAATGCTGTGAAGGTGTGGCTCTTAGAACACATGCATTGTGAAGTAATCAAAGAATTTCCAGAAATGTGCTTTTGTAAAAGGCCAGGAAGTTTCTATGGGACACTCTTCAGCTGGAAACAAAAGTCACCATTTGAAGGGATTTTAATTGTCTACTCCAG gaATCAAACAGTTTTGTTCCAGTGCCTTCATGATCTCATCCAAGTTCTCCCTGTAAACAGTttcttcagaaatttaaaatcagaACATGAGGATTTCCTAATTAGTCATTTGGCATTAAGTTTGGAGGAGGAACTGGTTACCCTTGATTCTCTTTCTTCTATCTTAACTAAGGTCGAAAGCAACTTTTTGCAGAGGTGTGAAGAGAGCAAAAGAGGAAAGAGTAGTACTGTAGCTGATTCatcagacagagaggaagatatcCATTTGTATAGCAAAGAacttcagagagaaaagaaaatattgaggaAACATAGAAAAGTGAGCGGTGCCTTTtacagagaaattattttcaaagtagTTGAGAGGCAGTTGAAATCAGACGTCATAGCACAGAAACTGACCCatttataa